GTGGAGACCACTGTCCTTCCTCAGTGTGCTCCATAGCAGTTTCTTTACCATATGTCTCGGTGTTGAGCGACAGTGGACTCTGCTTCAGGGTAAATTATTGGAAGCTGCTTATTTCTACTTACTCTAGGCATGGCTCAACAAACTGTTTCTACTTGTGGTATACTTTCTGCGGCATCTTCTGTAGTGAACCTGTTTTGGCAAAATTCAGCCAAGCAGCAGTCTTatctggtttttggtttttttccccccctccccctttagcgTGAGTGCATTTCCGTCCACGTGGGCCAGGCTGGGGTCCAGATGGGCAATGCATGCTGGGAGCTGTACTGCTTGGAGCATGGCATACAACCTGATGGGCAGATGCCTACCGAAAAAACAATCGGAGGTGGAGATGACTCATTTACTACTTTCTTCAGTGAGACGGGAGCTGGCAAGCATGTGCCCAGAGCTGTCTTTGTAGACCTGGAGCCCACAGTCATTGGTAAGAACAGAACTAAGTGCACATCTCCTTGAATTTTACAACCTACAAGGAGGAGACATATTTTTCCTGACTGTTTGAAATATTGAAAAGCAACTGGATGTAAAGTGCAAACTTCCAAATAAGAGCACAGTTTGGTGTAATAACGATGAGGCAGGTGGCACCTTTGAGCAAACCCAGAGTCCTTCAATGCAATGCCTGTAGACCAATGGTGACCCACAGAGGCCTCTGGGGTGGCCCCCATTGTCATTTTTTTGTCCTGCTACTCTACCCAAATTCAGGACAGAAAGAGGAAAATAGATGGTGGAAGAGCCACATGCTTGAAAGACGAGGCAAAAGAGAATAATTTGGGATATGCTCACAATTTTGaggtagagagctgcacaggaatggggcCAACGAGAATCCTGCAGGGTTCCCCCTGGGTCCACAAGGATCCCttccagggtcacagggatcccttGGGGATGGAGGCACCTCATGCAGGACTTCGGCAGGTGTTACCTGCCTTTAAGATGTTAAAGTAGACCGccttcctgccttccagctgcacttgcttcttcacaaagccatggcCAGGGCTGCCTACATGCTGCCTGTAACTGACCCAGAAGCAAGTACGGCTAGAAGGCCTACATAGATGTCTTAGAGCCAGGCAGCACACCTGCAGGAGCTCCACCagctggcatgctgctggcctgcaGTCTGCTCAGCTGTCTGCTGTTCACCTTGCTTGTTTGACTGCTTGTCCATTGTTGCAGTCATACCAATGAGGGAAGTGCCACACATTTGCCATGGCATGAAGAGATGGGCTGGCAACACAAGTCAGTTCTTTGACAGGAATACTTAATTAGATGTTCAATGTTCAAACCCATAGTATCTGGTGGTCTTCCACTTAGATAAGATGTAACTTACTGATACTACAAGATTTTGTCATTGTGAGGAATACACAACCTTGGAGAACAGCAGATGGAGAGGACTGGCAGGCTTCTCATTATTTTAAAATGAGACAATATACCCTCATTGGCATGTGTTTTTGCTATTGGTAAAAATGCCTGTCAACTATATCAAGAATCTATGTGATATTAAGGGACTATGCTGATTATGCCAGTTTTTAAAGATGACGCTCCACTTACAGATGAGGTTCGAATGGGTATCTATCGCCAACTCTTCCACCCAGAGCAGCTCATTAGTGGTAAGGAAGATGCAGCCAACAACTATGCTCGAGGCCACTATACTATTGGCAAAGAGATTATTGACCCGGTACTGGACAGGATCCGCAAACTGGTGAGTAAAGTCTGATTCTAGGAGGTCTCATCTGGATTGGCTGCTGGCCTTGACATACTGGGTTATAACAAAggtccattttgttctttagcttTTGAATGTTTAAACTTCATCTTGGCATTTCTGAGTGAGGAGCTGAGGCTACTAGGGTCATTCAACATATTGCCCAGCAACTTACCAAATTGCAATCCTAGCTCTAAGAAGTCAGAGTAAGATGCACAGATTTACTATGCTCTGGGACCTTACGAACAGACTTGAACACTATGAAAACTTTCTGATTATTGTAATTGCCAATTGCCTATTAAGTGACACAACATATATGAAGAAAAGGTTGGATTTCATGTTAGTTGATGGAGTGGCAGTTTAAGTTGGCACTTGTTCCTAGCTTTTCTTGCCTTCATTAGGTGAGAGATGCATAACTAGTAAGCTGTTTCTTATGGATCTGCTAGTGCTGCTCACTTCCAAAGCTGAAAACTTGTGTTTTGTGTAATGATTTTCATCAATCTAGGCATAATTTGCAGTGCGCgattcgtggtcccggtcatttgaGGTATTTGATCACGAATGACTAGGCAGAAAGGGCAAccagagtgccggcgagtgaaggaaatcactcacggtatacTCCGAACACCTTTTCCTATAGTAAAATCGGgccccgactttagtacaggaagaggcagtcggagcataccgtgagtggtTTCCTaacactcgccggtgctccggctgccctctcctgtttcccctgctaaaaaccatactCGTGGTTTTCaacattcgtgggggttcctggaacattggggggagtactgtattccttTTGTGTGGCATGGAGCTCTAAAGGTTTTCCTAGCCACCAACTCCAGTGCCTTTGTAGATATGATATTGGTGTAGTATCTGAAAATGATGCAATACTGTTCACAGCACCCACTAATCTAGGGCTTGATGTGGAGGGAAGCCTTTAAGTGTGGTATAACTTAGCCAGAACTCCATCTATTCTTGGGTATTTTGAACACTTACGCAATTGATTGATGTAACCTTgcaatttttttgttatttgcagGCAGACCAGTGCACAGGACTTCAGGGGTTTTTAGTTTTCCATAGCTTTGGTGGTGGCACAGGCTCTGGTTTCACCTCATTGCTGATGGAACGTCTGTCCGTTGACTATGGCAAGAAATCCAAGCTGGAATTCTCTATCTACCCAGCTCCTCAGGTCTCAACCGCTGTGGTTGAACCCTACAACTCCATCCTGACCACCCACACCACACTGGAACACTCTGACTGTGCCTTCATGGTAGACAATGAGGCCATTTATGACATTTGCAGAAGAAATCTGGACATTGAGCGCCCAACTTACACTAACCTGAACCGTCTTATTAGCCAAATTGTGTCCTCCATCACTGCCTCCCTCCGGTTTGATGGTGCTCTGAATGTGGATCTGACAGAATTCCAGACCAATTTGGTACCCTACCCCCGGATCCATTTCCCACTAGCTACTTATGCCCCAGTGATCTCGGCAGAGAAAGCCTATCATGAGCAGCTTTCTGTAGCTGAGATCACCAATGCTTGCTTTGAACCAGCCAACCAGATGGTGAAATGTGACCCACGCCATGGCAAATACATGGCTTGCTGCTTGCTCTACCGTGGGGATGTAGTGCCAAAAGATGTCAATGCAGCCATCGCTGCAATCAAAACAAAGCGCAGTATCCAATTTGTAGACTGGTGTCCAACTGGTTTTAAAGTTGGCATCAATTATCAGCCTCCTACTGCAGTGCCTGGAGGTGACCTGGCCAAAGTGCAGCGTGCAGTGTGTATGCTGAGCAATACCACAGCCATTGCTGAGGCCTGGGCTCGCCTGGACCATAAATTTGATCTGATGTATGCCAAGCGTGCCTTTGTGCACTGGTATGTGGGAGAGGGGATGGAGGAAGGCGAGTTCTCTGAGGCCCGGGAGGACATGGCTGCCCTGGAAAAGGATTATGAAGAGGTTGGGATAGATTCTTATGAAGAAGAAGATGAGGGAGAGGAGTATTAATTTGGTGGTTATTTTATTTGTGGTAAATGGACACTTTGCTTCATGctctttgtataataaaaaaatctgAATCCATTTCCTTTCCAGTTTATTTGGCTGTCTAGCTTTATCTTTAATAATGCTGGGTTTAGTAGTAGAATGCCATCGTTCCTGTTGATGCCAGTATATAACTCACTAAACAGGGGAACTTTAATAATCAAAGGTGATGTGCGATATCTTCACTTTCATTGATCACCTTAAAATACCATAATatgtaaatatataaataactttATATTTCAGTGGAACATCCTGGCCCCGGTAGGGTTGAATAATGAGATTGACTGGTTTCAGATTTTGTGTGTTGAGGATGTAGTTCTCCATGGTTGACATTTGTGATGTCAGCAATGGGGGAGTATTTAGGGGGGCTTGGCCTGCAACACGACGCCAGTAGCGTTCTGTATGCTGGACAGAGTTTTCTTCCCGGTAAGCCGTAGGCAAGAATTGAGAGCCGTATTATGAGTATGATGATAGTCATAAGTGTATGAGTTTGTGCGTTGGTGAACATAGAATGTTGTGGGTTGTATGATTAGGATCACTgtttgtagtacccctcctgaagaagccaactgGTGAAacctaggtgggggggggggggggggttggtgaaaATGCATCAGTTCAGTTGAAGTGATTAGAGGTTCCCAGAGCAGCTGTAATGGCCATATTCCACCATTTACTGAGAAGTTTCTGGTTTTAGAACTAATGTTCTGTGGTATTGGTGGGAGAGACTGAACAAGCTATGATGGTCTCTATACACAGCTACTGTGTATAGAGACCATCATAGCTTGTTCAGTCTCTCCCACCAATACCACAGAACATTAGTTCTAAAACCATAAACTTTCACTGGgttatagttgtgggtctgagcgttcactattaagcacTTACCAGATTGTGAAGTTATTTATGTATTTACATATTATGGTATTTTAAGGTGATCAATGAAAGTGATGCCAGTATATAAACACTGATAAAACATGATTTTAAATTTACATGATATGGGCTATGGGCACACACAGTATACAAGTCAATGTTCTAATCCTCTGGATACCAGAACCAAGTTTGCTTTCCAAGAGGTGATCTAGTCTTCCAGTTCGAAATTGCTATAAGTGTAATCTAATGTGGTAGAAAAGATCCTGGATCAAATTTTGTCCAAGCTTGTAAACTTCAGATGTGAAGGCTGCTAATTTGTCAGGAAAGCTGTTTTATAATCGGCAATAAAATCTGTAATGGGTGACCGGTTTGTTCTAAATATACTTGATTCTCTCCTGCCGGCTTAGCTGTAATGACAGGTTTGCTATTTGCAGCTAAGGGGAGAGT
The nucleotide sequence above comes from Geotrypetes seraphini chromosome 5, aGeoSer1.1, whole genome shotgun sequence. Encoded proteins:
- the LOC117360667 gene encoding tubulin alpha chain, with product MRECISVHVGQAGVQMGNACWELYCLEHGIQPDGQMPTEKTIGGGDDSFTTFFSETGAGKHVPRAVFVDLEPTVIDEVRMGIYRQLFHPEQLISGKEDAANNYARGHYTIGKEIIDPVLDRIRKLADQCTGLQGFLVFHSFGGGTGSGFTSLLMERLSVDYGKKSKLEFSIYPAPQVSTAVVEPYNSILTTHTTLEHSDCAFMVDNEAIYDICRRNLDIERPTYTNLNRLISQIVSSITASLRFDGALNVDLTEFQTNLVPYPRIHFPLATYAPVISAEKAYHEQLSVAEITNACFEPANQMVKCDPRHGKYMACCLLYRGDVVPKDVNAAIAAIKTKRSIQFVDWCPTGFKVGINYQPPTAVPGGDLAKVQRAVCMLSNTTAIAEAWARLDHKFDLMYAKRAFVHWYVGEGMEEGEFSEAREDMAALEKDYEEVGIDSYEEEDEGEEY